A window from Methanobacterium sp. encodes these proteins:
- a CDS encoding 30S ribosomal protein S6e translates to MAFKLVISEGEKTHQIEVEQAQSKKLLGLKIGEEIEASLVGLTGYKLKITGGSDKNGFPMKKDVDGPRRIKSLLSGGIGFKPKMDGQRRRKTVRGNTVSDDIVQINTIVTEKGAKSIDELLGSKEAE, encoded by the coding sequence TTGGCATTTAAATTAGTCATTTCAGAAGGAGAAAAAACTCATCAAATAGAGGTTGAACAGGCACAGTCAAAAAAATTACTCGGTTTAAAAATAGGGGAGGAAATTGAAGCTTCTTTAGTTGGTTTAACCGGATACAAGCTTAAAATCACAGGAGGAAGCGATAAAAATGGGTTCCCTATGAAAAAAGATGTGGATGGACCAAGAAGAATAAAAAGCCTTCTTTCTGGCGGTATTGGATTTAAACCAAAAATGGACGGACAGAGAAGGAGGAAAACTGTTCGTGGAAACACAGTATCTGATGATATAGTTCAAATTAACACAATTGTTACAGAAAAAGGGGCTAAAAGT